In Apilactobacillus bombintestini, one genomic interval encodes:
- a CDS encoding ComF family protein, whose protein sequence is MNKQCLWCEQEIDYDITLKFLLLGTSLESKTLCRNCDEKFQRINTEKACLNCGRQLNDKKICLDCEKWQKYHQSNFKNKALYKYNDEMKEFINRYKFTGDYRLRRIFQKDFERELSKTDKLVVPIPVSSKTMQDRGFNQVTGLIENIKYWDVLAVNLNQKTQQSHKNRWQRIKSDQIFIIKSSMRDEIKNKNIIIVDDIYTTGTTIRKAAKILLDNGAQSVEGLTLCHA, encoded by the coding sequence ATGAATAAGCAGTGCTTATGGTGTGAACAAGAAATTGACTATGATATTACCCTAAAATTTTTACTGCTTGGGACCTCGCTGGAAAGTAAAACATTATGTAGAAATTGTGATGAAAAATTTCAGAGAATCAATACGGAAAAGGCATGTTTAAATTGTGGTAGGCAGTTAAATGATAAGAAAATTTGCTTAGATTGTGAAAAATGGCAGAAGTATCATCAAAGTAATTTTAAAAATAAGGCACTATATAAATATAATGATGAGATGAAAGAATTTATCAATAGATATAAATTTACTGGTGATTATCGCTTGAGAAGAATTTTTCAAAAAGATTTTGAAAGAGAACTTAGTAAAACGGATAAATTAGTGGTACCTATTCCCGTAAGTTCAAAAACAATGCAAGATAGGGGCTTTAACCAGGTGACCGGTTTAATAGAAAATATAAAGTATTGGGATGTTTTAGCTGTTAATTTAAATCAAAAGACACAACAATCACATAAAAATCGTTGGCAAAGAATTAAATCTGATCAGATATTTATCATTAAATCGAGTATGAGAGATGAAATAAAAAATAAAAACATTATAATTGTAGATGATATTTATACTACTGGCACCACTATTAGAAAAGCAGCTAAAATTTTATTGGATAATGGGGCTCAGTCAGTAGAAGGTTTAACGCTTTGTCATGCCTGA